AGACAGAGAAGAGCTGTGTGAACGAAGTCCAAACTGCTTTCTACACTTACAAGTGGTCATTGAAAACCCTTTAGAGCTGTACAGAGTGGAAGTTGAGATTTTAGATGTAAACGACAACTCGCCCAGTTTCCCGTGGAGTGAGTTTAACCTTGACATCACGGAATCTGCCGCACCCGGTTCACGTTTCCCGTTGGAGAGCGCACAGGACCAGGACGTGGGTACCAACTCTCTGCGCTCCTACCAGCTGAGCGCAAACGAGCACTTCCTACTGAATATCCAGACGCGCAATGATGGAAGCAAGTTTGCTGAGCTCGTGCTGGACACCCCACTGGACCGTGAACAGCAGAAAAAGCACGAAATGGTTCTTACTGCCTATGACGGAGGATCACCGGAGCGCTCCGGGACAGCGTTGATAACTATTACAGTGCTAGATGCCAATGATAATGTGCCTGTGTTTGACCGCTCTGTTTACCGGGCAAGCATGGTGGAAAACGCACCGAGGGGGACGCTGGTGCTGAAACTGAACGCCACGGACTTGGACGAAGGCTCCAACGGGGAGGTTACTTATGCGTTTAGCGGGCACGCACCTCTAAAGGTGCGTGAGCTGTTCAGCGTTGACCCGTACATGGGCGAAATCCGAGTCAAGGGCGTTGTGGACTATGAGAAAGCCAGTGTGTATGAGTTGTATGTGCAAGCAAAAGACAGGGGACCCTCGGCTGTGGCGGTGCACAGTAAAGTACTGGTGGACATCCTGGATGTGAACGACAATGCGCCCGAAGTCATCCTCACATCCGTATCCACACCTGTCCAAGAAGACGCCCCGCCGGGGACGGTGATAGCTGTGATCAGCGTCATGGACCGGGACTCGGGAGAGAATGGGAACGTTGACTGCCAGATTCCGAACACCGTCCCCTTTCAGCTCCATTCATCTTTCAAAAACTATTATACTCTGGTGACAAGCGAATTCCTGGACAGAGAAACGGTGTCTGAGTACAACATAACTCTCACAGCGCGAGACTTGGGCTCTCCTTCGCTCTCCACCAGGAAAACAATCCTTGTTCAAGTGTCTGACATTAACGACAACCCCCCGCGGTTCTCCCAACCTTCATACACAGTTTATGTGACCGAGAATAATGCCCCAGGCGCTTCCATTTGCTCTGTCTCTGCTTTTGACCCTGATTCTAACCAGAACGCCTATCTGTCTTATTCTATTCTCGAGGGTCAGATTCAGGGCATGCCCGTGTCCACTTATGTCTCAATCAACTCTGACAACGGCAATATCTACGCTCTGCGCTCTTTCGATTATGAGCAACTTAGAAACTTTCAGATTCTGGTACAGGCACAGGACGCTGGTTTCCCCCCTCTCGCCAGCAATGTCACAGTCAACGTCTTTGTCTTGGACCAGAACGACAACGCACCTGTTATTATATCCCCGCTGCCCAAAAACGGCACCGTGGCCACAGAGGTAGTTCCACGGTCAATAGACGCCGGGTATCTGGTTACAAAAATAACGGCGTTAGACGCAGACGCAGGACAGAACTCAAGGCTGTCCTACCAGGTGGTGCAAGCGACAGACCCGGGGCTGTTCAGTGTGGCTCTGTACACAGGGGAAATCAGGACTATTCGCCGCTTAGTTGAAAAAGACGCAACAAGGCAAAGACTCGTAATATTAGTGAAGGACAACGGACAACCACCGCTTTCCGCCACCGTCTCCATTGTCCTGACAGTGGTAGACAGCGTACCCGAGTCGCTGTCAGATTTCGGAGACCTCACACTCAGCCCACAGCCCCCCTCAAACCTCGCCCTCTACTTGATCGTGTCACTGAGCACGATATCCTTGATATTCCTAGTGGCTATTATCGTGCTGGCCGCGGTCAAGTGCTACAAGGACAGAGAGACCCACAGCGGGTATAACCTGCACCCTTTAGCCTGCTGCTGTTGCGGTGGGTTTCAGCCAGAGCCGCCACCGGAGGTGTTAAAAAAATCCAATCTAAACCTGCAGATTTCATCTGCGGCCAAAGTGCCCACAAACTGTATGGAGGTGAATGGAAATAGCAGTCTCTCTCAGTCATATTGTTATAAAGTATGTCTGACCCCCGAATCAGCCAAAAGTGACTTTATGTTTCTGAAGCCGTGCAGCCCTAGCAGCGCACCGAGGAACAACAAGGCGAAGAGCGCGGAAAACTCGTGGAACGCGCACAGCCGGAGCGCATCTGTAAACAACGGAGCAACTACTCCCAGCGAGGTATAGTCAATTCAGATAATAGAATAAGACCTGGGAGGGGGTGTTATCCTTTTCACCTGGCATACTCTGTCAAAAATAAAAACCCGACTCAGTAAGAATCCACACTGTGACATTCTATCCCATGAAGGTCAAATCACGCATGCCACACAGGTTTAAAGTCAACTTAAAGAAAAACCGAGTTGAATCATTCTTTTCACCCTCTGTTATTAGAGTGTTACACACTATGTCATTTCAATATATTAAGATAATAATTCCTCTTCATTGTGATGCCTATGGTAATGTTTTGCACCCGGGGAATGAAATGAGACGACGTGAGATTACAATTTAATTGACTTGTTAATGAAAGTGTAAAGCCCCCTCTTGCGAGGAGCATTTGATGTGCGCAGACCGTGTCTTGCAATGAAGTGAGATGTCAGTTACTGTGTGAGAGAAAGGATAGATGCAGTTAAAGCTGCCCTCTGCTTCAGTCTTAGTAACAATTCAAGCATTTAACAATAATGTACCAAGCTGTTGTAATAAATTGTGACCTGCGTGAATAATCCTGCAGGGTCACTGCCGTATACCTTTCATGGGATGAGATGGAGCGCATACCTGCTTACAGCACATCCACCTGAGTTTGAACAAGAAGGCAAGGTTATATACGTGACACTGAATATAAGTGGTTTGGATTCAGACAAGTGTTGTTGACGAGCCGGTTTTGCCACACGCCTTCTTGCACTTGAACTAACAATATAGGACAGATAACCTCACTAACTATGCCTCAAGGGCACAAGCACGACCGTATCGCTCCACTACACACACAATGTGGCGTATTCACAagggggttgggggggggggggggggggggggagttgtCAATTATTGATGAGAAATGGCACATGGCCGGTTTTGGAGAGACGAGGGAGGACATCGTTGTGGGGAGGGGGCAAGGAGAAGGAAGAGGGGGTGCAAGGACATGGCTGGACTGAGACGTGGACAGCCTGTAGATCGTAGCGTTGTCCTCTGAATGtgaggagagagggagggaaagaCGAGGCTTCATGTTTGCCGAGCGAGGGAGGGGAAGAGGAGGGCTGTAATCGAAGAAGAGGGAGGGAAGGAGACAATGAAAGAGGGCATTTACAGTGGCAGGATGTCTACACTGGTGTTTTCTGATTCTAATAGGCGGAGCGGGAGACCGTGAATATGTGCGTAATGCTGATGTTCGTCTGCGCGCTTTTCCTCAAAACGCAGAGGGACAAATCAGTCAGAACCCTCTTACTAGACTCCACCAGGAAAAGTAAGAAATGTCACTGGTACAAACACCTCTGGCCACAAGAGGGATTTCGAGGTCACGCTGATTGTTCCGCCTGTGGGTATGCTCCTTCAGGAGAATGTGTCCTTCCTCCTATTAATTGGCTCCTCTAATTCACCCGGATTCCCTCAGCGTATACTCTTGAGTCCTCGTGAGGTCGTCAATgacacataaaagacaaatcacAGAGAAACTATGTGAGTATTATGTAAAGCAAATTCACATGCCCGCTTAAGTTGATGGATAGAAGGCGAAAAGGGACATTAAGGACACATTCAGTCATGCAAAACAACACAGGGCAGGTACATGAAGTGCCATGCTTCGCTATATAAATGCACCTACAACTGCAAGGGCTGCAAACTTTTCAAGGCTTTCTCTGAgacttttaattaaaaaccttgCTCGAGGAGCATCAGGAAAGCATTAACGTAAAATGATGCATAAAATCCAAGAAACAATGACGTGTGTAATGTTCTTAATTTTCTCCCCGGCACGGTTTCCTTTGATGATTAAAATCATGTTTCGTTTCATCCCGGTGGGGTTCTAATTGGTTTTGTGCGTATTTAGCGAGGGGAGTATTTTGAATACCGAATATAATAATACGCTTGCATCGCATCCTCTCTGTTAACAACTTTAGATGAATTAATAGAGCGTAGAATCGATACTATGAGCAGCTTATCCGGAATAAATATCACTCGGGCGCCCTCCTTCACCCTTCCAGCTGTGCAACAGAGGATAAAAGCAAAACTTAGTAACAGGCGAGTCGTAGCTGAAGGCATCTCCTCCAATGTGTGTTCTGACAAAACTCCACAAGGCGGCAGCCACGATCCACCAGAAAAGAGTCTCCAGGTCAAGGCAAACACAAAAGACTGCTCCTCTCAGTTCCCACTGGCCCTTATGACATAGGATGGCACCGTAAACATATGTCGTTTGTCAGCAAACCTGGTAGTAACTAAACATTGTCTAAAAGGAAGACATTTCTGAAAATAGGGAGGTCCTTTACTTATTAGATGGGATTTTAACCGGGGTAATTGTAGTCAAATTTTGATTAAGGCGTACTTGTCTTTTTCCCGCAGCTGAAGCAGCCAAATACAGACTGGACTCTCACAAAGAATCAAAACTCTTCCATCAAAAGGTATCATGCTCAAATAATGAGCTGAATTGAACAGCGTCTTTAAATGTTTCACCACATTACCATATTTAGAAAGATTGGATTttcatgaatataaaatgttctCTTTCTGTTTTGCAGTTACAACTCTATCAACATGGATGGCACCTTAATGGGGAAGGCCATGCATGCAGACCCAGACAACTATGTCACTTCCATGACACCTGGGCAGTACTGGACCTGGGGGTCTCATATGAAAGGCACGAAAGGTAAGATGTGGTGCGCCTCAAGCAGCTTTCATCAAAACTGTACACATTCACAATTACAACTGTTTATGTTCAACCAGACTGCagaattcttctttttcttgtccCTATTGTCATTATTTACAACACAGCACCTTATACATGCCTTCAAGAACAACACAAGGGTTATCATGTGCAACATTAGTTTATCTTTTACCATTTTGCTGCAGACCTCTCCTTTCGCTCCGTGTATTGTTTATTGTCCTTTTTGCAAAAAACAATGGACCACAATTTCCATAAGtgttatgtaaatgtaaatagccCTGTCGTAGTAAGGTCAGTAGTGTATAATAAGTTGCTGCCTCTGCTGTCCTGTGTCCTCATAGACTATAAGATGTCTCCTTCACCCAGTGGGCTCCCCTCTCGCCCTTGGACTCCTCGGTGCACACCTCCTCCCCAACAACAGCAGCCATCGATCCCCTCCCACCCACACCCGCACCCACACCCGcacccacacccacacccacatCCACCCCCTGACTACCACCACAATGTGTACATCCCTGGAACTCCATCAGGCTTCTGTACCCTGCGGCCCACTGCACAACGAAGTGAGCTGGATGTTCACAACTCCTTCTCTACTTTTGGCAAAAAGCGACGCCTTCAGATGTCCCCACAGGGAGAGGCGGCGATGATAAACAACGACTTGTACAATGACTGACTTTGTAGTGACTGCCCGAATGGATGACTGAAATGATGCATAAcctcatataaaaaaaaaggagagtcGATTCATGACATAAAGAAATTAGCGTATGATTAATAAGTGGTATATAAAATGGGGAGGATCAGCAGTCCCAGAAGGAAAAGAGTCTGATGGATGTGATGTATGTGACATGCCACTGCAACATTATCTATATGTGtctgttattattatcattacttctattattactattattactatgattatgattattatttagACAATCAAACTGGAGCAGCAATTCCATCCaaaatgttttgaaaagcaTAAGTGGACATTGATTTTGCACATTCTTATGAATTTATATTTTTGGTTTTATGAAACGAAaagctctttgttttttcttttttatgtttatttgcTTACAAAGCTTGTGTAAATATGACAAATATGTAAATGTATATGCAAGCTGCACTATGAAGCAGGCCACTGTAATGatgggtgattttttttttccccacacatgTACTGTATACATTTatgaaaataaagtatttttttcaccTGGTCTTTTTTACGTCTCTTGAACACGCATGTGTGACCTGCTGAAGTCCATGACTCAAAGTTTGACTGAGCCCATGCAACCAAACACTGACTCACAGAATCTGCATACATAAATCTTTTGGACTAAGTTTCAAATATCTAGTTTTAATGAGCTTGAGTCAATTATTTGGGTTGAAAAAGTTCTGCAGCTACTCTGACAATGGTGGAAAGCCTTTCTGCCTTCGTAAGCTGTTTTCCACGGTGAAGAATAAACATAGTAAAATGCTAACATATGCTAATTGGAGTGCTTGCATTTCCATTTGCCCGCAGAGAATACTGGGGTTCATTAACTGAACAAACACAACCCCCTCTCTCGAAATATCACTTTAATTAAGACTACGAACATGAATACAAGTGTCAGGGGAAGTGGGGGATCAACTCCAAATGCCACCTGAATAAAAACTACAGGGGCCTGTGGCTTCTCTCCTTCTCTGCCCTTTTACATCTTGGGGAATTAGTTTCTACCAGCAACAGATGAGAACAGGCCACTGGCCAGAAATGAGCAGGGTAATTAGGTCATACCATGGCTtgaattaaaaataattttgttaATAAGGGAACCAGTGTCCACAGAGACCATTGGGGGGGCAGACTAACCTTCTCTGCAGTAAGGTGATCCACTGGGATGACTGAAGGGGCAGCCATATTTAGGTCAGCTTGGCTTCTTTTTTTCAGAAGAATGAGAAATTGCCCAGTTTAAACAGGAGTTTAAGAGATTTCTAGTAGAACTAAGAACCTAAGAATACAAAtatgtaaatataaaaaaaaaacaccagttcAATGGCTGTAAAATAGGAGTAGGCAcacttatttttttgtttatttgaacTCTCTGGATGgtgaaaataattaaatgtcTCTGTGAAAGTAAATGTCATTAAAGATATCACACAGTCTGAAACTTGTCACATCCCTTTGTCCAAGTCATTCGCACTGGGAGCTGTCCGATGACGTGGTGCTGAAATGACGGTGACAGTGGTCTTTTCTATCAATGTATAAGGTCATCCACCAGAGGGCGCACCAAACGGTACTCAATACATACTGATATGTATTAGTACACCGCACAACACCGCACacacaataaaatgttttcttttttttttgtcaggccTGTGGTGGATGAATTATTCATATAATTTATAGCTTCAGCAAaccaaataataataaaaatagttacaaaagcaaatttaaaaaaaatgctttgaatGCACAGGTCATATTTAAACttcttaaataatttaaatactGTTGGCCATGTTAATCTATAATAATGTCTATATTATTTGAAGTGATACATCGAAGTGGTGCATTGTAGTAGCATCTTAATCTGTAAATTAACAAATAACATCagttatatacatacatatttgGGTTTGGGGCTCAGGTTGATTAAATAGTATCCTTTTTTGTCGAGAGAGCGTACTTGTGACAAATTTGAAACCCTTTAAAAATGTACATAGAGTAAATAAGTTTAAAGTAATAAATACATTACATGTATTTAAATGCATGTATTTAATACGCATGTTTTGTTACCTCAGATTAGTCATTTGTTTACACAAAAGTTACGTGCTCAGAACTGAAACGTGACTTTGTCATTATTATCTCTAACAAATAATCAGAACACCTTTTTAGAAGAAGCTGCGCATTTGATGTTTCAACTTTGTTTCAACATTTCTCCAGCAGATGGCATCGTTGAGTAAGAATCACTTAATACCAAATAAAGAATCATTTGAATGGAGGAGTCATATTTATAACATTTATAACATTCAATTGGGAGTTGAGACATGTAAATCAGAACAATATCACAAAAAGGAGACTATGGCTTAAAGCCTTTGGGGGGAACAACAGCAAcgacaaaaggaaaaaagagggAAGCTAGAGGGGGAGAGAAACCcatctccttttcttttgtctttgtatTTGAAACCATTAAACAGACTCAAAACAGACtgcaaaaacacaaaaccaGTGTAATTTACTGTCTAATATTTCGATTAAGTTTGTGTTTCTTTATGAGTACCAAATTGtgaatgaaaataaagtacTACTTGTTTGGATGAAATCATACAGACTGCTCTCTCTTATTCCTTCTGTAAGATATGTGAATGCTCCTTATAGGGTTGCCTATAGCCTCTTAAGATAATTTCTTAAAACTCTGGATATTTAGCTTGTTGCCATGCAACAGAATTCATTTGGGAGCAATTAGCTGCCCCATAAGAATTTGATGTGGGATGTTGCCAGAGTTCAAGAAGGGTCACCATAAGGAAATATAAATCTTGCTGTTAAAGAATTTGATTAATTATTTATAGATTTGACTTGTAATTGTGGAAGGTTTCACTGAAATCTGACTAAAGAGTATATTATGGTTATTGGTCCGTATCAAAGAACTTATCAAAGGTTATATTATTACTCATATCAATGAATAGCCATATACAACATAATATTATGGCTCCTTCTTGCCAAAATTGCGacaaaattaattaaaagttagAATGTTAGATAAAAAAACGTCAGTTATATTAGTTTATGACCTCATTGATTATTGACTGACCAGGTAGTATATTGCAAAGATTAAGGGACGTAAATTTATTATAGAATATAAAACCTAGATCACTATATTATCCCTCAAGTTAATGCTATTTTAAAAAGTATACTAAGCAATGAAGCAGCATTTTGTTATCCTTACATTtagtgtattattattattattattatttagtaatAAGAACAatttctctctcttctttcattGTTTGGCAAGTTGCTTATGAACAATGCTTTTTTGTGCAACATGCATGTGTAAAAATACGTGCCCATTTCAAATAATACATTTCTTAATCTTGCTTTGCTATAAGGGCACACCATCTGTCCCACATCTGGTCAAAACGTACCAACAACATTCAGGTTAACAGTATAGCAGAAGGATTGGAATATCACTG
Above is a genomic segment from Odontesthes bonariensis isolate fOdoBon6 chromosome 13, fOdoBon6.hap1, whole genome shotgun sequence containing:
- the LOC142397743 gene encoding protocadherin gamma-A6 isoform X2; protein product: MDHRLSRGSWVPVTGLVICLLFCACVVDLVLAQIRYSIPEELEHGAFVGNIAEDLGLDVARLSARRFRIVSGAKKQYLEVNLENGILFVNEKIDREELCERSPNCFLHLQVVIENPLELYRVEVEILDVNDNSPSFPWSEFNLDITESAAPGSRFPLESAQDQDVGTNSLRSYQLSANEHFLLNIQTRNDGSKFAELVLDTPLDREQQKKHEMVLTAYDGGSPERSGTALITITVLDANDNVPVFDRSVYRASMVENAPRGTLVLKLNATDLDEGSNGEVTYAFSGHAPLKVRELFSVDPYMGEIRVKGVVDYEKASVYELYVQAKDRGPSAVAVHSKVLVDILDVNDNAPEVILTSVSTPVQEDAPPGTVIAVISVMDRDSGENGNVDCQIPNTVPFQLHSSFKNYYTLVTSEFLDRETVSEYNITLTARDLGSPSLSTRKTILVQVSDINDNPPRFSQPSYTVYVTENNAPGASICSVSAFDPDSNQNAYLSYSILEGQIQGMPVSTYVSINSDNGNIYALRSFDYEQLRNFQILVQAQDAGFPPLASNVTVNVFVLDQNDNAPVIISPLPKNGTVATEVVPRSIDAGYLVTKITALDADAGQNSRLSYQVVQATDPGLFSVALYTGEIRTIRRLVEKDATRQRLVILVKDNGQPPLSATVSIVLTVVDSVPESLSDFGDLTLSPQPPSNLALYLIVSLSTISLIFLVAIIVLAAVKCYKDRETHSGYNLHPLACCCCGGFQPEPPPEVLKKSNLNLQISSAAKVPTNCMEPCSPSSAPRNNKAKSAENSWNAHSRSASVNNGATTPSELKQPNTDWTLTKNQNSSIKSYNSINMDGTLMGKAMHADPDNYVTSMTPGQYWTWGSHMKGTKDYKMSPSPSGLPSRPWTPRCTPPPQQQQPSIPSHPHPHPHPHPHPHPHPPPDYHHNVYIPGTPSGFCTLRPTAQRSELDVHNSFSTFGKKRRLQMSPQGEAAMINNDLYND
- the LOC142397743 gene encoding protocadherin-10 isoform X1, which gives rise to MDHRLSRGSWVPVTGLVICLLFCACVVDLVLAQIRYSIPEELEHGAFVGNIAEDLGLDVARLSARRFRIVSGAKKQYLEVNLENGILFVNEKIDREELCERSPNCFLHLQVVIENPLELYRVEVEILDVNDNSPSFPWSEFNLDITESAAPGSRFPLESAQDQDVGTNSLRSYQLSANEHFLLNIQTRNDGSKFAELVLDTPLDREQQKKHEMVLTAYDGGSPERSGTALITITVLDANDNVPVFDRSVYRASMVENAPRGTLVLKLNATDLDEGSNGEVTYAFSGHAPLKVRELFSVDPYMGEIRVKGVVDYEKASVYELYVQAKDRGPSAVAVHSKVLVDILDVNDNAPEVILTSVSTPVQEDAPPGTVIAVISVMDRDSGENGNVDCQIPNTVPFQLHSSFKNYYTLVTSEFLDRETVSEYNITLTARDLGSPSLSTRKTILVQVSDINDNPPRFSQPSYTVYVTENNAPGASICSVSAFDPDSNQNAYLSYSILEGQIQGMPVSTYVSINSDNGNIYALRSFDYEQLRNFQILVQAQDAGFPPLASNVTVNVFVLDQNDNAPVIISPLPKNGTVATEVVPRSIDAGYLVTKITALDADAGQNSRLSYQVVQATDPGLFSVALYTGEIRTIRRLVEKDATRQRLVILVKDNGQPPLSATVSIVLTVVDSVPESLSDFGDLTLSPQPPSNLALYLIVSLSTISLIFLVAIIVLAAVKCYKDRETHSGYNLHPLACCCCGGFQPEPPPEVLKKSNLNLQISSAAKVPTNCMEVNGNSSLSQSYCYKVCLTPESAKSDFMFLKPCSPSSAPRNNKAKSAENSWNAHSRSASVNNGATTPSELKQPNTDWTLTKNQNSSIKSYNSINMDGTLMGKAMHADPDNYVTSMTPGQYWTWGSHMKGTKDYKMSPSPSGLPSRPWTPRCTPPPQQQQPSIPSHPHPHPHPHPHPHPHPPPDYHHNVYIPGTPSGFCTLRPTAQRSELDVHNSFSTFGKKRRLQMSPQGEAAMINNDLYND